TCCGGCCCGCGCGCGGGCGCCGGGCCCGGCGCGGCGGCGGGGAGCCACAGGGTGAAGCACGATCCCTGGCCCGGCGCCGTCCGTACCGTCAGGTCGCCTTCCATCAGCCGGGCCAGCTGCCGGCTGATGGTAAGCCCCAGCCCGGTTCCGCCGTGCGCGCGCGTGCGCCCCATGTCGGCCTGCACGAAGGGCTGGAAGATCGCCTCCACCTGGTCGGGCGCGATTCCCATCCCCGTGTCTTCCACCTGCAGGCGCACCCACGGCCCGGGCCCCGGCAGCTGCGCATCGTCGGTGGGCGCCTGGGAAACGTCGCAGTGGATGCTGGTCCGGCCGCCCCCCGCCGTGAACTTCACCGCGTTGGAGAGCAGGTTCACCAGGATCTGCCGAACGCGGTCGGGATCGCCCATGAACCACGTGCCGGCCCCGGGGTCGCACTCCAGCGCCAGGTGCAGCCCCTTTTCCGCCGCCTGCGGGGTGACGAGGGCCACGGCCGCGTCCACCGTTTCCACCACGGGCGCGGCGACGCGCTCCACCCGAAAGCGCCCCGCCTCGATCTTGGACAGGTCCAGGATCTCCTCGATCAACCCCAGCAGGTGCTGGCTGCTGGCGCGCACGCGGCCCAGCTGGGCGCGCTGCGCCGGCGTGATGGGCCCGGTGATCCCCATCTCCAGCAGCTCGGAGTACCCGATGATGGCGTTGATGGGGGTGCGCAGCTCGTGGCTCATGTTGGCCAGGAACTCGGTCTTGGCGCGGTTGGCGGACTCGGCCTCGGTGGTGCGCGCGGCCAGGCGCTGGTTGGCCTCGGCAAGCTCGTGAAGCGCCTGGTCGCGGGCCTCCTCGGCGCGGACGCGCTTGATGGACTGGCCGATGTCGCGGCCGATGGCGTCCACGGCCTCCAGCAGCGCGGGATCGGGCTCCAGCACCGACTCGTGGAAGAACTCGATGACGCCCATCAGGTCGTCGGCCGCGCGGATGGGAAACGCGAACGCACCGTGCAGCCCCGCCGCGGCCGCCTTCATGGCGCGCGGAAAGTTCGCGTCGCGGGTGACGTCCGACACCCAGGCCGGCTCGCCCCGTTCCCACACGCGGCCGGGAAGCCCCTGCCCGCGGTGGAAGGTGAGGGCAGCGTCGGCGACGCCCAGGCCGGGATTGGCCGCGTCCGGCGCCATCCACCGCCCCGCGAAGCACAGGCGCTCACCGTCCTCGTGCATCACCCAGAACACGCCGACCGGCCAGTGCAGCGACTCGCCGATCACCTGCAGCAGCCGGGGCGCGGCCTCGTGCAGCGTGTGCGACTCGGCGACGACGCGGGTGACGGCGTGCTCGGCGGCCAGGCGGCGCTCGGCGGCCTTCCGCTCGGTGAGGTCGCGGATGAAGGCGTTGAAGAGCACCCGGGTGCCGGAGCGCGCCGGGGCCACCGTGAGCTCCACGGGAAACTCCGTCCCGTTGCGGCGGATGGCGGAAATCTCGATGCGCCGGTTGAGGATGGGCCCCTCGCCCGTCGCCAGGTAGTGGTTGACGCCCCTCTGGTGCCCCTCGCGAAA
This region of Longimicrobium sp. genomic DNA includes:
- a CDS encoding PAS domain S-box protein; this translates as MRIGWKGAFSTEPGSSLNPGEAVHGVLALELPDAAAAVLALLIAAVGAAVTWWLVQRGRAGAEQARLYEQAESARRDLEHLAEQLQDQASHLQEQTAELEVLNEELATSEARLRSTIDSSLDAIVMTDDESVIMEWNHHAERLFGWSADEAIGQTLAQTIIPPRFREGHQRGVNHYLATGEGPILNRRIEISAIRRNGTEFPVELTVAPARSGTRVLFNAFIRDLTERKAAERRLAAEHAVTRVVAESHTLHEAAPRLLQVIGESLHWPVGVFWVMHEDGERLCFAGRWMAPDAANPGLGVADAALTFHRGQGLPGRVWERGEPAWVSDVTRDANFPRAMKAAAAGLHGAFAFPIRAADDLMGVIEFFHESVLEPDPALLEAVDAIGRDIGQSIKRVRAEEARDQALHELAEANQRLAARTTEAESANRAKTEFLANMSHELRTPINAIIGYSELLEMGITGPITPAQRAQLGRVRASSQHLLGLIEEILDLSKIEAGRFRVERVAAPVVETVDAAVALVTPQAAEKGLHLALECDPGAGTWFMGDPDRVRQILVNLLSNAVKFTAGGGRTSIHCDVSQAPTDDAQLPGPGPWVRLQVEDTGMGIAPDQVEAIFQPFVQADMGRTRAHGGTGLGLTISRQLARLMEGDLTVRTAPGQGSCFTLWLPAAAPGPAPARGPEPTLAVEQRPRGVSEMGEALQARIADILNAVNERLRAEPAIPGAAGLTEAELEDHQATFLADIAQALVLIGQTGADPALMRDGSDIQRLIANRHGLRRAQQGWTEEALRREFQILRESLDEALHASVRGGEHELDAVREVLRSLVERAEEISVQGMRSGASAAE